One genomic window of Nakamurella panacisegetis includes the following:
- the ssd gene encoding septum site-determining protein Ssd → MDTRPLIVTGDELMLDDLLRVAAAAGVEVAHHGEVGAGSAWRSAPIVLLDDELVSDALDARLAMRRGVVAVGRQEPDAGVLKQCLQLGVERTATLGADDAALIDLLAGTLAGGPGDGPTVAVVPACGGAGASVFASALAAMAGRAGRSVILADCDPWGSGLDVLLGIEDQPGIRWDELAAPAGRLPPDALHDALPKAPFGRGRIRVLCQGRTPGHAITEAVVDAVMEAGRRSGDLTVFDLPRHPTVAADRVLEQADRVVLVTTADVRGCYAAARTADRLTALGVQPELVVRGPSPGGIGAEDIGDVLGLPVLARMRPQPSLARDLEKGKPPGADSRGPLARAARSVLAQLPTAVG, encoded by the coding sequence ATGGACACACGGCCGTTGATCGTCACCGGGGACGAACTGATGCTCGACGACCTGCTGCGGGTGGCCGCCGCGGCCGGGGTCGAGGTGGCCCATCACGGCGAGGTCGGCGCGGGGTCGGCCTGGAGGTCGGCCCCCATCGTGTTGCTGGACGACGAGCTGGTGTCCGACGCGCTCGATGCGCGTCTGGCGATGCGCCGGGGCGTGGTGGCGGTCGGACGGCAGGAACCGGACGCAGGCGTGCTCAAGCAGTGCCTCCAGCTCGGTGTCGAACGCACCGCGACGCTCGGCGCCGACGACGCCGCGCTGATCGACCTCCTGGCCGGGACCCTCGCCGGTGGCCCCGGCGACGGCCCGACGGTCGCCGTGGTGCCCGCCTGCGGAGGGGCCGGAGCGTCCGTCTTCGCGTCGGCGCTCGCGGCCATGGCGGGCCGAGCCGGGCGGTCGGTCATCCTGGCCGACTGCGATCCCTGGGGCTCCGGGCTCGACGTGCTGCTCGGCATCGAGGACCAGCCCGGAATCCGATGGGACGAGCTCGCCGCACCGGCGGGCCGCCTTCCGCCCGACGCGTTGCACGATGCACTCCCCAAGGCACCCTTCGGTCGTGGTCGCATCCGCGTGCTGTGCCAGGGTCGGACCCCGGGCCACGCCATCACCGAAGCAGTGGTGGACGCCGTCATGGAGGCCGGACGGCGCTCGGGCGACCTCACCGTCTTCGATCTGCCGCGCCATCCGACGGTGGCCGCCGATCGCGTGCTGGAGCAGGCGGACCGTGTGGTCCTGGTCACCACCGCCGACGTGCGCGGCTGCTACGCCGCGGCCCGGACCGCCGACCGGCTGACCGCGCTCGGGGTGCAGCCGGAGCTGGTCGTTCGGGGTCCGTCACCGGGCGGGATCGGCGCCGAGGACATCGGCGACGTCCTCGGCCTGCCGGTACTGGCCCGGATGCGTCCCCAGCCGTCCCTGGCCCGTGACCTGGAGAAGGGGAAACCCC